The following proteins come from a genomic window of Crassostrea angulata isolate pt1a10 chromosome 1, ASM2561291v2, whole genome shotgun sequence:
- the LOC128191563 gene encoding uncharacterized protein LOC128191563 isoform X1 yields MFKPPSMYSLVGDAMVGKSNLLRCYLGKTLIDTYAPTVFSTFKDSLTVGKKQIKVKFVDTAGQQEYSRLRMLSYAKSDVIILCFSAIDRLSYERISLLWIPEIRRTVKKKVPIFLVATHKDLKSEGYVRRCTRVVSKEEGEELAEEINADGFFETSTTDSCCVKKIIECAITAVHYNRTRYLQTLKNVFFK; encoded by the exons ATGTTTAAACCGCCCTCGATGTATAG TCTGGTTGGTGATGCTATGGTGGGAAAATCCAATCTTCTACGATGTTACCTAGGGAAGACGTTAATTGATACGTATGCCCCAACTGTGTTTTCAACATTCAAAG ATTCTCTGACTGTGGGGAAGAAACAAATCAAGGTGAAGTTTGTGGACACTGCCGGACAG CAAGAATATTCGAGATTGCGGATGCTCTCTTACGCTAAGAGTGACGTCATCATCCTTTGCTTTAGTGCCATCGACAGGCTCTCCTACGAGCGGATTAGTCTTTTGTGGATACCAGAAATCAGAAGGACTGTAAAGAAAAAAGTTCCCATTTTCCTGGTTGCGACCCACAAAGATCTAAAAAGCGAAGGCTACGTCAGAAGATGTACCCGGGTTGTGTCAAAGGAGGAAGGGGAAGAACTAGCAGAGGAGATAAATGCGGACGGTTTTTTCGAGACATCCACGACGGATTCTTGTTGCGTGAAGAAGATCATTGAATGTGCCATTACTGCCGTTCATTATAACAGAACGAGATACTTACAGACATTGAAAAAcgtgttttttaaataa
- the LOC128191563 gene encoding uncharacterized protein LOC128191563 isoform X2, with product MRKRITCSLVGDAMVGKSNLLRCYLGKTLIDTYAPTVFSTFKDSLTVGKKQIKVKFVDTAGQQEYSRLRMLSYAKSDVIILCFSAIDRLSYERISLLWIPEIRRTVKKKVPIFLVATHKDLKSEGYVRRCTRVVSKEEGEELAEEINADGFFETSTTDSCCVKKIIECAITAVHYNRTRYLQTLKNVFFK from the exons ATGAGAAAACGTATAACTTGTAGTCTGGTTGGTGATGCTATGGTGGGAAAATCCAATCTTCTACGATGTTACCTAGGGAAGACGTTAATTGATACGTATGCCCCAACTGTGTTTTCAACATTCAAAG ATTCTCTGACTGTGGGGAAGAAACAAATCAAGGTGAAGTTTGTGGACACTGCCGGACAG CAAGAATATTCGAGATTGCGGATGCTCTCTTACGCTAAGAGTGACGTCATCATCCTTTGCTTTAGTGCCATCGACAGGCTCTCCTACGAGCGGATTAGTCTTTTGTGGATACCAGAAATCAGAAGGACTGTAAAGAAAAAAGTTCCCATTTTCCTGGTTGCGACCCACAAAGATCTAAAAAGCGAAGGCTACGTCAGAAGATGTACCCGGGTTGTGTCAAAGGAGGAAGGGGAAGAACTAGCAGAGGAGATAAATGCGGACGGTTTTTTCGAGACATCCACGACGGATTCTTGTTGCGTGAAGAAGATCATTGAATGTGCCATTACTGCCGTTCATTATAACAGAACGAGATACTTACAGACATTGAAAAAcgtgttttttaaataa
- the LOC128191536 gene encoding uncharacterized protein LOC128191536, whose translation MHNFSKEVQRLNDEAVETLIPAIVFIVLLMVIGVIGNPIVVYFYGFKLKPTPSYLFIVALAVFDFLVCTVSMPLELVDLIRFYTFESTEACKLLRFINYLIAISSGCILIAIAVDRYRKICRPFESQITMKMAKIIIPCVLFGSVCISWPSFVFYSVVEVNLTEISGAIGQDCTTIRDESYKFYITLYNGILFLCFVTAITSLTVLYCLVGRQIFNLRSFRFYAQRKKVKSAKRPRSSTTQYTDETRVAGSFLSKSTDIGDYDEITLPPSRGSSRPTTATGIAFITSKVAPSPERFEMDVPKTNNGNLRISKSLHNALKMDEVSVPTRSNSALSGRTRYDFDDNARNGLARTNELLRHIQVRESTRVSFADEDTPRSIATTVESGATRDAHGTASIDQKKLHAQNVNTKKYTIVMLSITAAFVISFLPYLILMTWRTLSKEYEPNLFSKSEMVAFQIFIRSFLINSAANPLIYGFLNTEFRNFVIACICCRKYVGPPGSRGETSGHSRSS comes from the coding sequence ATGCACAATTTCAGTAAGGAGGTCCAGAGACTGAACGACGAAGCCGTGGAGACCCTCATTCCCGCCATTGTCTTCATCGTACTTCTCATGGTCATAGGCGTCATCGGAAACCCCATCGTGGTCTATTTCTATGGCTTCAAACTGAAGCCGACTCCATCGTACTTGTTCATAGTGGCTCTGGCGGTGTTCGATTTTCTTGTTTGCACTGTTTCCATGCCCCTGGAGCTCGTCGATCTGATTcgtttttatacttttgaaaGCACAGAGGCTTGCAAACTTTTACGATTTATCAACTATCTTATTGCTATATCTAGTGGATGCATTCTGATAGCAATTGCCGTCGATCGTTACAGAAAAATATGCAGGCCGTTCGAATCTCAGATCACCATGAAAATGGCCAAGATAATAATACCGTGCGTGTTATTCGGATCTGTGTGCATTTCCTGGCCTAGCTTTGTATTTTACTCCGTTGTGGAGGTTAACCTGACAGAAATTAGCGGAGCAATAGGACAGGACTGTACGACAATTCGGGACGAATCTTACAAGTTTTACATAACTCTATACAAtggcattttatttctttgctttgtCACGGCCATCACATCGTTAACTGTCCTATACTGTCTTGTTGGGAGACAGATTTTTAACTTGAGAAGTTTTCGATTTTATGCGCAACGGAAAAAAGTGAAGTCGGCCAAGCGACCAAGAAGCAGCACAACGCAATACACAGATGAAACAAGGGTAGCTGGATCCTTTTTGTCAAAATCAACAGACATTGGTGATTATGACGAAATAACCTTGCCGCCCAGTAGAGGGAGCAGTAGACCGACAACTGCAACCGGTATAGCTTTTATAACGAGTAAAGTGGCGCCATCACCGGAAAGGTTCGAGATGGACGTTCCCAAAACCAACAACGGAAATCTTCGCATTTCCAAAAGTCTTCACAACGCTTTAAAAATGGACGAAGTGTCAGTTCCCACTAGATCGAACTCTGCGTTATCAGGAAGAACCCGGTATGATTTCGATGATAACGCAAGAAATGGATTGGCTCGAACAAACGAGCTGTTGAGACATATCCAAGTTCGCGAATCAACAAGAGTGTCATTTGCTGACGAAGATACGCCAAGGAGTATTGCAACAACAGTAGAAAGTGGAGCAACAAGAGATGCGCATGGCACCGCTAGTATAGATCAGAAAAAGTTACATGCTCAAAACGTTAACACAAAGAAGTACACAATCGTCATGCTTTCTATTACGGCTGCTTTCGTCATCAGTTTCTTGCCCTATTTAATTCTGATGACTTGGAGGACACTCTCAAAAGAGTATGAACCGAATCTCTTTTCCAAGTCGGAAATGGTagcttttcaaattttcattcgATCGTTTCTGATAAACAGTGCGGCTAACCCTCTAATATACGGCTTTCTTAATACTGAGTTCCGGAACTTTGTGATAGCATGTATTTGTTGCCGAAAGTATGTAGGACCACCAGGGTCCCGAGGAGAGACAAGTGGCCATTCTAGGTCCTCGTGA
- the LOC128165842 gene encoding uncharacterized protein LOC128165842: MEVFFTFLVFSLSLCLVLSQTVPCDITNSRKTCLLASGFDDYQLATCSSNSILQQNGFRCENSCTDTCWHLCMVEKFGQINGSVSSNCSCKPYFPALPSWCYTATGHCAFNNCTFQKYMSMGCAPTHLSVYFFNDNLCKVLNDFFRYLDCKTKIWLDGFRKCLQQYLIDNIIAVTVSCSDLELKGEEAFNSCIQQNYSGNTFCELPNESDKNDIRASMRLLETQVETNLPGFNITAGIQYLNCSSIS; this comes from the coding sequence ATGGAagtcttttttacatttttggttTTTTCTCTTTCGCTATGTCTTGTTTTAAGCCAAACCGTTCCATGTGACATTACCAATTCAAGAAAAACGTGTCTTTTGGCTTCAGGATTCGATGATTACCAACTTGCAACGTGCTCATCCAATTCAATTCTACAACAAAATGGATTCCGTTGTGAAAACAGCTGCACTGATACTTGCTGGCATTTGTGTATGGTGGAGAAATTTGGTCAGATAAATGGAAGCGTCTCTAGTAATTGTTCCTGCAAGCCGTATTTTCCTGCGTTACCGTCTTGGTGTTATACTGCCACTGGTCATTGTGCTTTTAACAACTGTACATTTCAGAAGTACATGTCCATGGGTTGTGCTCCAACTCATCTAAGCGTgtatttttttaacgataatCTGTGCAAGGttcttaatgattttttcaggTACCTtgattgtaaaacaaaaatttggtTGGATGGCTTCAGGAAATGTTTGCAGCAATATTTGATTGACAATATTATCGCAGTTACTGTTTCATGTTCCGATTTGGAATTGAAAGGAGAGGAGGCTTTTAATTCATGTATTCAACAAAATTATAGTGGCAATACATTTTGTGAGTTGCCAAATGAAAGTGACAAAAACGACATAAGAGCGTCAATGAGGTTACTGGAAACACAAGTAGAAACCAATCTCCCTGGATTCAACATTACTGCTGGTATTCAATATTTAAACTGCTCTTCCATttcataa